The Halococcus sediminicola genome includes a region encoding these proteins:
- a CDS encoding ParA family protein, with amino-acid sequence MAQPEKQAEPEELDDVKHPVTIAVSNQKGGVGKTTIAVNVAGALNQRGRDVLLVDLDPQGNATEGLGFAEAYDAEPPSLFDVLTDSEQRGEIKRLVEEHAEMDIVPSNVDHHHTEREMTHVRRPTEQLALALEELDQQYDYVLIDCPPSLGHLTDNALYAAQNLLIPALAESTSKRAVELLFDHVTSIERDFDISIQERALVANRVEQTNEASEMMDWFARAFDDTPRFEVRKRVALQRAHSAGSSLFEYDPGVDMCDVFLEIAATLDEQFGLPPAETASIREAQ; translated from the coding sequence ATGGCACAACCAGAAAAACAAGCAGAACCAGAAGAACTCGATGACGTGAAACACCCGGTTACAATCGCCGTGAGCAACCAGAAAGGCGGCGTCGGAAAGACCACGATTGCCGTGAACGTCGCCGGGGCGCTGAATCAGCGCGGTCGTGACGTCCTGCTCGTCGACCTCGACCCACAGGGCAACGCCACGGAGGGCCTCGGATTCGCTGAGGCCTACGACGCGGAACCGCCTAGCCTCTTCGACGTGCTGACGGACTCGGAACAGCGCGGAGAAATCAAGCGCCTCGTTGAGGAGCACGCGGAGATGGACATCGTACCCAGCAACGTCGACCATCACCATACGGAACGCGAGATGACCCATGTCCGCCGACCCACGGAGCAGTTGGCGCTCGCGCTTGAGGAACTCGACCAGCAGTATGATTACGTGCTGATTGACTGCCCTCCGTCGCTTGGCCATCTGACGGACAACGCGCTCTATGCTGCCCAGAACCTTCTCATCCCGGCGCTCGCAGAATCTACCAGTAAGCGCGCTGTGGAGCTACTGTTCGACCACGTGACCTCGATAGAGCGGGACTTCGACATCTCGATTCAGGAGCGTGCGCTCGTCGCCAACAGAGTCGAGCAGACCAATGAAGCATCGGAAATGATGGACTGGTTCGCTCGCGCATTCGATGACACGCCCCGCTTCGAGGTTCGGAAACGGGTCGCCCTCCAGCGTGCACACAGTGCCGGCAGCTCGCTTTTCGAGTATGACCCGGGAGTGGACATGTGCGACGTCTTCTTAGAGATTGCCGCCACGCTCGATGAGCAGTTTGGACTGCCCCCGGCAGAAACAGCATCCATTCGGGAGGCCCAGTAA
- a CDS encoding type IV secretory system conjugative DNA transfer family protein: MSETADTETEAEAETEDWPYAVTPASEDEQRQFTRREMKMIAENGNIYAGSRARAMVEYAEQVPDQPRWIGATERDNKDVSLPYSLLFRHIFIGGLTGMGKSTLEKNIVQQHIYAGKGVCYIDPKGDDVLDILMSIPKERWDDVIFISPGSDAFRKQVGFNLLETHSDPGDPGFDGEVEGIVNDLKALLAADDYWGPRMDGIASNMLRGMIRHEFDFTLADMFGALLDEESRAEYANLIQASDEDLSFIQGYTKKIAELDDIDLDAIRRRLKDWVEEPTMRQIVAQRDAKTSIPQAVEDEKIILVNNNLPDEPKEAVATAILRQIWTAVDSRPSARDQLMQDMAEADDGGVGEFDEEAVDEAVREHEESGGSFDADYTPYFLVIDEAHDVLSEGSKVEKMLAKARSKRLGLTIATQQLRQLDQDAQDAILGNCNSLISYDPGHPDEAKLLSRRFGEKDDQDLLETDQFHAWMRTATGPGKRSRPFLAEAFPPYPPLHSIKDAYRLIVKSLDEYGTVPPTSEEVQDKMHFSTAGSVEEQVEESQEIDDQQAAQVAKAAYDEWLRRENKESQNNERNQQNQNNEDNEDSQQNGEGERWVLVEKPAIRKRVDRYLPTVDVSHVSLLWHVIDHVPDDLLEVAERDGKMFMRCTERGKNRIFETGSAGSAGGGKHRTLLKDGYAPLFRAGMVVSLPTQGDGDMPDGVADLSDVAMLDFEIGERTHRDVRNVSQQFEQQYPLLDRFAIPQGANPVIIRRTDGPAVAIEAESSTGDSKPAQSLFNLAQAYNKGQHCLFTCRERVAGTLWQTLTENSYYSHSWDGEHQRCYNSGELMVNGQMMLRPKGARQTVWLHDEESGEYLLRDSDGEEHARFESATEVFEQPEKYPATSEVVPDDQRDKYVPVYRPFIPEYHFDRRVSESAWDIVVVPEDADQPEDLHLYRGPDVEQLPITEAVGEEQSASVSVDENEDDSRAEPADAGAAREETATSGSELSDEQREQMEKAFPGDEDSDSSPVLEKL; this comes from the coding sequence ATGAGTGAAACAGCTGACACCGAAACCGAGGCCGAAGCAGAGACCGAAGACTGGCCGTATGCAGTAACGCCGGCGAGCGAAGACGAACAGCGCCAATTCACGCGCCGGGAGATGAAGATGATAGCGGAGAACGGCAACATCTACGCCGGATCTCGAGCGCGGGCGATGGTCGAGTACGCCGAGCAGGTTCCCGACCAGCCGCGCTGGATAGGTGCAACCGAGCGCGACAACAAAGACGTCTCGCTGCCGTACAGCCTACTCTTTCGGCACATCTTCATTGGCGGACTGACTGGAATGGGGAAGTCGACGCTGGAGAAGAACATCGTCCAGCAGCACATCTACGCCGGAAAGGGCGTCTGCTATATCGACCCGAAGGGCGATGACGTGCTTGACATCCTCATGTCGATTCCCAAAGAACGCTGGGACGACGTGATCTTCATCTCGCCGGGCAGCGACGCTTTCCGCAAACAGGTCGGTTTCAACCTGCTGGAGACTCATTCTGATCCCGGCGATCCCGGATTCGACGGCGAGGTAGAGGGCATCGTCAACGACCTCAAAGCGTTGCTCGCCGCCGACGACTATTGGGGGCCGCGCATGGACGGGATCGCCTCCAATATGCTGCGCGGGATGATTCGCCACGAGTTCGATTTCACACTCGCCGATATGTTCGGCGCACTGCTTGATGAGGAGAGCCGGGCGGAGTACGCGAACCTGATTCAAGCCAGCGACGAAGACCTCTCGTTCATTCAGGGCTATACGAAGAAAATTGCCGAACTCGATGACATCGACCTCGACGCGATTCGCCGGCGATTGAAGGATTGGGTCGAGGAGCCGACCATGCGCCAAATCGTCGCCCAGCGCGACGCGAAGACGTCCATCCCGCAGGCCGTCGAGGACGAGAAAATCATCCTCGTGAACAACAACCTCCCCGACGAGCCGAAGGAAGCGGTTGCGACCGCGATACTCCGCCAGATATGGACTGCCGTGGATTCGCGGCCATCCGCACGCGACCAGCTGATGCAGGACATGGCCGAGGCCGACGACGGCGGCGTGGGCGAGTTCGACGAGGAGGCCGTCGACGAGGCTGTCCGAGAGCACGAGGAGAGCGGTGGGTCGTTCGACGCGGACTACACCCCCTACTTCCTCGTCATCGACGAGGCCCACGACGTGCTCAGCGAGGGGAGCAAGGTCGAGAAGATGCTGGCGAAGGCACGCTCGAAGCGGCTGGGCCTGACCATCGCCACGCAGCAGCTACGGCAGTTGGACCAAGACGCGCAGGATGCAATTCTCGGCAACTGTAATTCTCTCATCTCCTACGACCCCGGCCACCCGGATGAGGCGAAACTGCTCTCGCGGCGCTTCGGCGAAAAAGACGACCAAGACCTACTGGAGACCGACCAGTTCCACGCATGGATGCGGACGGCGACCGGACCGGGTAAGCGCTCGCGGCCGTTCCTCGCCGAAGCGTTTCCACCGTACCCACCGCTGCATAGCATCAAGGACGCCTACCGGCTCATCGTCAAGAGCCTCGACGAGTATGGGACAGTCCCGCCAACGAGTGAGGAGGTGCAGGACAAGATGCACTTCTCGACGGCTGGCAGTGTTGAGGAACAAGTTGAGGAGAGCCAAGAGATAGACGATCAGCAGGCCGCGCAGGTCGCAAAGGCCGCCTACGACGAGTGGCTTCGCCGGGAGAACAAGGAGAGCCAGAACAACGAGAGAAACCAGCAAAACCAGAACAACGAAGATAACGAGGACAGCCAGCAGAACGGAGAGGGCGAGCGCTGGGTCCTGGTCGAGAAGCCGGCGATCCGGAAGCGGGTGGACCGCTACCTGCCGACCGTCGACGTCAGCCACGTCAGCCTACTCTGGCACGTCATCGACCACGTTCCCGATGACCTGCTGGAGGTCGCCGAACGCGACGGCAAGATGTTCATGCGCTGCACCGAGCGCGGCAAGAACAGGATCTTCGAGACCGGTTCGGCGGGGAGCGCTGGCGGTGGCAAGCACCGGACGCTACTGAAGGACGGCTACGCGCCGCTGTTTCGGGCAGGGATGGTCGTCTCGCTACCGACGCAGGGAGACGGTGATATGCCCGACGGCGTGGCCGACCTCTCGGACGTGGCGATGCTCGATTTCGAGATCGGCGAGCGCACCCACCGGGATGTCCGCAACGTCAGCCAGCAGTTCGAGCAGCAGTACCCGCTGCTGGACCGTTTCGCCATCCCCCAGGGTGCGAACCCGGTCATCATACGGCGGACGGACGGCCCGGCGGTCGCCATCGAGGCCGAGAGCAGCACCGGCGACTCGAAGCCGGCGCAGTCGCTGTTCAACCTCGCACAGGCGTACAACAAGGGCCAGCACTGCCTGTTTACCTGTCGTGAGCGCGTCGCCGGAACGCTCTGGCAGACGCTCACCGAGAACAGCTACTACTCGCACAGCTGGGACGGCGAGCACCAGCGCTGCTACAACAGTGGCGAGCTCATGGTCAACGGCCAGATGATGCTTCGCCCGAAGGGCGCTCGCCAGACCGTCTGGCTCCACGATGAGGAAAGCGGCGAGTACCTGCTCCGAGATAGCGATGGTGAGGAACACGCCCGCTTCGAGAGCGCCACCGAGGTGTTCGAGCAGCCCGAGAAGTACCCGGCGACCAGTGAGGTCGTGCCGGACGACCAGCGTGACAAGTACGTGCCCGTGTACCGGCCGTTCATCCCGGAGTACCACTTTGACCGAAGGGTGTCCGAGAGCGCGTGGGACATCGTAGTGGTTCCCGAGGACGCGGACCAACCCGAGGACCTGCACCTCTACCGTGGCCCCGATGTCGAGCAGCTGCCCATCACCGAAGCCGTCGGCGAGGAGCAGTCGGCGAGCGTGAGCGTTGACGAGAACGAGGACGATAGTAGGGCCGAGCCGGCGGACGCGGGCGCTGCGCGCGAAGAGACGGCGACCAGCGGTAGTGAGCTATCCGACGAGCAGCGCGAACAGATGGAAAAAGCGTTCCCCGGCGACGAAGACAGCGACAGTTCTCCGGTACTCGAAAAACTCTGA
- a CDS encoding DNA-binding protein, with translation MTNLIVKSAVKDKLSDMNVSSDFYDALDEDVSELLENAAQRADANERKTVQARDL, from the coding sequence GTGACGAACCTCATCGTCAAATCGGCTGTGAAGGACAAGCTGAGCGATATGAACGTGTCCTCGGATTTCTACGACGCCCTCGACGAGGACGTGAGCGAACTGCTCGAAAACGCGGCCCAGCGAGCTGATGCAAACGAGCGGAAGACGGTGCAGGCGCGCGACCTGTAG